In the genome of Salvia miltiorrhiza cultivar Shanhuang (shh) unplaced genomic scaffold, IMPLAD_Smil_shh original_scaffold_371, whole genome shotgun sequence, one region contains:
- the LOC131004304 gene encoding uncharacterized protein LOC131004304 isoform X2, protein MMMARTLRTARKRVSIRATQDEIRWEYLHYGMCWRDTLGEFLAHFHEHWLAASMYGISSYDGIIRLLTLLPSDWKGWATSIASDYLYYYGEEYDLYVDFPSFVAVVSYQYFCYGAAPHGPYTLPGDYIQAGGGIADFLPRDNPAPYMPPELVQVAPLLESDTDDEIAALLRSPTPIYLVISSDSETTPQQTLTSNCTTLGTRTRDEFEAGPSRTPGVPRDHMDSLGMQPTVGTIRREPIDLNQADVVVDSNDSHEAETHSQTIRVFLRRDFAGKGVRVHEVPQHEGKTKTEPSESSAA, encoded by the exons ATGAT GATGGCTCGTACCCTACGTACCGCGAGGAAGAGGGTTAGTATTAGAGCGACACAGGATGAGATCCGCTGGGAGTACCTCCACTATGGCATGTGTTGGAGAGACACATTGGGGGAATTTCTTGCCCACTTCCACGAGCACTGGTTGGCAGCTAGCATGTATGGGATCTCCTCGTATGATGGCATTATTCGACTGTTGACTCTACTTCCATCCGACTGGAAGGGTTGGGCGACCTCCATTGCCTCAGACTACTTATACTATTATGGTGAGGAGTACGACCTGTATGTAGATTTTCCAAGTTTCGTAGCCGTGGTTAGTTATCAGTATTTCTGCTATGGGGCAGCTCCTCATGGACCATACACGTTACCAGGAGACTACATCCAAGCTGGAGGAGGAATTGCCGATTTCTTACCACGAGATAACCCTGCTCCGTATATGCCGCCTGAGCTAGTTCAGGTGGCCCCACTCCTTGAGTCTGACACTGATGACGAGATAGCTGCCCTACTTCGTTCTCCTACACCGATCTACCTGGTGATTTCCTCGGATAGTGAGACAACTCCTCAACAAACACTCACATCCAATTGTACCACCCTTGGAACCCGCACCCGCGATGAATTTGAAGCTGGACCTTCCAGAACACCTGGTGTACCTCGAGACCATATGGATTCTCTCGGAATGCAGCCAACTGTTGGAACCATACGTCGAGAGCCGATAGATCTAAATCAAGCGGATGTGGTAGTCGACTCGAATGATTCACACGAGGCAGAGACACACAGTCAGACGATACGTGTTTTCTTAAGGAGGGATTTTGCCGGTAAGGGTGTAAGAGTTCACGAGGTTCCACAACATGAGGGCAAGACAAAGACGGAGCCTAGCGAGTCCAGTGCAGCATGA
- the LOC131004296 gene encoding uncharacterized protein LOC131004296 — MEFTNLKQGKKTVAEYDREFCDLARYALYKVHTDEKMSELFCAGLRQDIRVILASQDTLTYAEALNRALDMELAMQPEKASQAPEPPQYQTKPRAPINPPFANQNSTQKEKRKWEYQNQPNKRIWQGPGQQQFPGNVKPPLGQQGIPPCFKCNKMHTGICKAGNNSCYTCGQAGHFSNQCPNKQRGNRVGRPYPNPTPNLKAMEGNFPPPQQQHPPHQQQRQQQQQHQHHQQQQPQKQPLNQQQHQRIFDLEQKPFEKNQGNLAGMGQLKGVPIIVLFDTGASHSFISYACVDTFELNVEQDKNEMGVMTPLGKGITTKHTCPNLDFELGPLKMTTKCWHLMSIWDVDIILGMDWLTENYATIRCEMREICFQPPGKEPTCFYGMENQKRKTPVILSAMQTMKLLRNRENVAYLVYLNKEVKSEMSIDDVPVVREYKDIFPEALPGLPPDRQGEFTIDLEPGAAPISKAPFRMAPKELQELKIQLQELLDLGFIRPSVSPWGAPVLFVKKKDGTLRMCIDYRELNKLTLKNKYPLPRIDDLFDQLRGANVFSKMDLRSGYHQLKIRRDDIPKTAFRTRYGHYEFVVMPFGLINAPAVFMDLMNRVFHTYLDKFVLVFIDDILIYSKSEEEHEEHLKTILEKLRAEKLYAKFSKCEFWLREVNFLGNIVSSEGIKVDPAEVQVVQEWKSPTTANEIHSFLGLAGYYRRFIEGFSKIARPMTQLLKKNTKFI, encoded by the coding sequence ATGGAATTTACTAATTTGAAACAAGGAAAGAAGACTGTTGCAGAGTATGACCGTGAATTCTGTGACTTAGCTCGTTATGCTCTATATAAAGTACAcacagatgaaaagatgtctGAACTTTTTTGTGCTGGACTAAGACAAGATATCCGAGTGATATTGGCAAGTCAAGATACTTTAACTTATGCTGAAGCTCTGAATAGGGCACTTGACATGGAACTAGCTATGCAACCCGAGAAGGCATCTCAAGCACCAGAGCCACCTCAGTACCAGACGAAGCCACGAGCGCCTATAAATCCACCTTTTGCTAATCAAAATTCAActcagaaagaaaaaagaaagtggGAATATCAAAATCAGCCCAACAAGAGGATATGGCAAGGACCAGGTCAGCAACAATTCCCTGGAAATGTCAAACCACCTCTGGGACAACAGGGAATTCCACCGTGTTTCAAATGCAATAAAATGCATACTGGAATTTGTAAGGCTGGTAATAACAGCTGCTATACATGTGGACAAGCGGGGCATTTCTCAAACCAATGCCCAAATAAGCAACGAGGTAATAGAGTGGGAAGACCGTACCCCAACCCAACTCCAAATCTAAAGGCTATGGAGGGAAATTTTCCACCACCGCAACAACAACATCCACCACATCAACAACAAcgacaacaacagcagcaacatcaacatcatcaacaacaacaaccacaGAAGCAGCCGCTGAATCAACAACAACACCAACGGATTTTTGACCTAGAGCAGAAACCTTTTGAGAAGAACCAAGGTAATCTGGCAGGTATGGGTCAATTAAAGGGTGTGCCTATCATCGTGTTATTTGATACTGGTGCCTCACATTCATTCATATCATATGCCTGCGTAGATACCTTTGAGCTTAATGTAGAACAAGATAAAAATGAAATGGGGGTAATGACTCCTCTAGGCAAGGGTATCACAACTAAGCACACCTGTCCTAACTTAGACTTTGAGTTAGGTCCCCTTAAGATGACAACGAAATGTTGGCATTTAATGTCGATATGGGACGTGGATATTATTCTTGGAATGGATTGGTTGACGGAAAATTATGCGACGATTCGATGCGAAATGAGAGAAATTTGTTTTCAACCACCAGGAAAAGAACCTACTTGCTTCTACggtatggaaaatcaaaagagGAAAACACCTGTTATATTATCAGCAATGCAAACCATGAAGTTGTTGCGGAATAGGGAGAATGTAGCATACTTGGTCTATTTGAATAAAGAAGTAAAATCAGAAATGAGCATTGATGATGTACCGGTAGTGCGGGAGTATAAAGACATTTTTCCAGAAGCTTTACCAGGTTTGCCACCGGATAGACAAGGGGAATTTACTATTGATCTCGAACCTGGCGCAGCTCCAATATCTAAAGCACCGTTCAGAATGGCTCCGAAAGAATTGCAGGAATTAAAAATTCAGCTGCAAGAACTTCTTGATCTAGGATTCATTCGACCAAGCGTGTctccgtggggagcaccagtcctatTTGTCAAGAAAAAGGATGGAacattgagaatgtgtatcGATTACCGTGAGTTAAATAAACTCACCTTGAAAAATAAATAccctttgccaaggatagacGACTTGTTTGATCAGCTTAGAGGAGCAAATGTCTTTTCAAAAATGGATTTGAGATCTGGATATCACCAATTGAAGATACGACGAGATGATATCCCTAAAACTgcttttcgaacaaggtatgGGCACTATGAATTCGTAGTAATGCCTTTTGGGTTAATCAATGCCCCAGCAGTGTTCATGGACCTTATGAACCGTGTATTTCACACATATTTGGATAAGTTTGTATTGGTTTTCATAGACGATATTCTTATCTACTCAAAGAGTGAAGAAGAACATGAAGAACATCTCAAGACTATTTTGGAGAAATTAAGAGCTGAAAAACTTTATGCCAAGTTCAGCaaatgcgaattttggttgagagAAGTAAATTTCTTGGGGAATATTGTCTCATcagaaggaattaaagttgaccctgCAGAAGTACAAGTTGTGCAAGAGTGGAAGTCACCAACTACAGCTAACGAAATTCACAGTTTCTTAGGCCTCGCTGGGTACTATCGAAGATTTATTGAAGGATTCTCTAAGATAGCACGACCGATGACCCAATTACTCAAGAAAAATACCAAATTTATATGA
- the LOC131004297 gene encoding uncharacterized protein LOC131004297 — MSFNSVSGGCGSGSSRGGRQLQDHQNPRFCECQTDGRRLRAVIMTSWTDENPGRRFYGCRNWKMKNSGYFDWLDEPISERAKDVINELKVMKNKESSSLEPMDMEIEFAKIWNVIEMLKEDSNKNRKKSRLVTAMLVVSWLFIAYYALV; from the exons ATGAGTTTCAATTCTGTCTCCGGTGGTTGTGGATCGGGCTCTTCGCGTGGTGGACGTCAGTTGCAAGACCATCAAAATCCAAGGTTTTGTGAGTGCCAAACTGATGGAAGAAGGTTGAGGGCTGTGATAATGAcatcgtggacggacgaaaatccCGGTAGGAGATTTTATGGATGCCGAAATTGGAAG ATGAAGAATTCTGGTTATTTTGATTGGCTTGACGAACCAATCAGTGAAAGAGCTAAAGACGTTATCAATGAGTTGAAGGTCATGAAGAATAAGGAAAGCTCAAGCTTGGAACCGATGGATATGGAGATTGAATTTGCCAAGATTTGGAATGTCATTGAAATGTTGAAAGAAGATTCAAACAAAAATAGGAAGAAATCTAGATTGGTTACTGCAATGTTGGTTGTTTCTTGGTTGTTTATAGCATATTATGCACTAGTTTAG
- the LOC131004308 gene encoding alpha-1,3-arabinosyltransferase XAT3-like: MYNPIFSKSFSRTERKRFGSCAIFLCFIIALGISSSLKPHLHLLSLIGDAVKTQLSITDVGNMLVVDDGTRRIIKPIVVNPTEYLQLPSDAAQNKLIVNHTTNIITSTDSENGSKMEPKHATMCRNSNYCEMEGDIRVQGKSSTIMLSSQSIQSWSVEPYPRKGTSRVKKWTIKLVPHVPNCTQHHTHPAILFSMGGFAGNYFHDFADILFPLYLTSSHFQGEAQFLATDHKPWWITKFRHILKKLTKHSILDIDGETSQVHCYSKMRIGLRFHRELITNNPVSSPSMQDFRLLLRDAYSLRRDGAGRTPRPRLMIVDRKRTRVLTNKRQVSKLARKMGFEVVAANMPGFAGAVNSCDVLVGVHGAGLTNMVFLPDRAVLIQVVPFGNVDGFGRLDFGNPAAGMGLRYLEYKIGAEESSLSRKYSKDHRILRNPESYVKWEQVWSIYLNQQNVTLDLRRFKPTLAKALKLLRR; encoded by the exons ATGTATAATCCCATTTTTTCGAAAAGCTTTAGTCGAACCGAACGCAAAAGGTTTGGAAGTTGTGCAATCTTTTTGTGCTTCATTATTGCATTGGGCATTTCCTCAAGCTTGAAGCCTCATTTGCATCTCCTCTCACTca TTGGTGACGCTGTGAAAACGCAGCTATCCATCACTGATGTGGGAAACATGCTTGTGGTTGATGATGGCACCAGAAGAATCATCAAACCTATTG TTGTCAATCCAACCGAATATCTGCAGCTGCCGAGTGATGCTGCTCAAAATAAGCTCATCGTTAACCACACAACCAATATCATCACATCTACAGATTCCGAAAATG GTAGTAAGATGGAGCCAAAACATGCAACAATGTGCAGAAATTCAAACTATTGTGAGATGGAAGGAGACATAAGAGTCCAAGGCAAATCCTCCACAATAATGCTCTCATCACAGTCCATCCAATCTTGGAGCGTAGAGCCCTACCCTCGAAAGGGAACCTCCCGCGTCAAGAAATGGACAATCAAACTCGTTCCACACGTGCCAAACTGCACTCAACATCACACCCATCCAGCAATCCTCTTCTCAATGGGGGGATTCGCAGGAAACTATTTCCACGATTTCGCAGACATCTTGTTTCCCTTGTATTTGACTTCCTCCCACTTCCAAGGGGAAGCGCAGTTTCTCGCAACCGATCACAAGCCCTGGTGGATAACCAAATTCAGACACATCctaaaaaaattgacaaaacACAGCATTTTAGACATCGATGGAGAGACATCACAAGTCCACTGCTACAGCAAGATGCGAATCGGCCTCAGATTCCACAGAGAGCTCATAACCAATAATCCAGTATCATCACCATCGATGCAGGACTTCCGGCTGCTGCTGAGAGATGCCTACTCCCTGAGGAGGGACGGGGCGGGGCGTACGCCCCGGCCCCGTCTCATGATCGTGGATAGAAAGCGTACGAGGGTCTTGACAAACAAACGCCAAGTCTCGAAATTGGCAAGAAAGATGGGGTTTGAGGTTGTGGCGGCAAATATGCCGGGATTCGCGGGGGCCGTGAACTCGTGCGACGTGCTGGTGGGGGTGCACGGGGCCGGGCTGACGAACATGGTGTTCTTGCCGGATAGGGCGGTGTTGATTCAAGTTGTTCCGTTTGGAAATGTTGATGGATTCGGTAGGCTTGATTTTGGGAACCCTGCGGCAGGGATGGGGTTGAGGTATTTGGAATACAAGATTGGAGCCGAGGAGAGCTCTCTAAGCCGAAAATATTCTAAGGATCATCGGATTTTGAGGAATCCAGAATCGTATGTGAAATGGGAGCAAGTGTGGTCGATTTATTTGAATCAACAGAATGTGACACTTGATTTGCGTAGGTTCAAACCCACTTTAGCTAAGGCCCTCAAGTTATTACGACGTTGA
- the LOC131004304 gene encoding uncharacterized protein LOC131004304 isoform X3 yields the protein MARTLRTARKRVSIRATQDEIRWEYLHYGMCWRDTLGEFLAHFHEHWLAASMYGISSYDGIIRLLTLLPSDWKGWATSIASDYLYYYGEEYDLYVDFPSFVAVVSYQYFCYGAAPHGPYTLPGDYIQAGGGIADFLPRDNPAPYMPPELVQVAPLLESDTDDEIAALLRSPTPIYLVISSDSETTPQQTLTSNCTTLGTRTRDEFEAGPSRTPGVPRDHMDSLGMQPTVGTIRREPIDLNQADVVVDSNDSHEAETHSQTIRVFLRRDFAGKGVRVHEVPQHEGKTKTEPSESSAA from the coding sequence ATGGCTCGTACCCTACGTACCGCGAGGAAGAGGGTTAGTATTAGAGCGACACAGGATGAGATCCGCTGGGAGTACCTCCACTATGGCATGTGTTGGAGAGACACATTGGGGGAATTTCTTGCCCACTTCCACGAGCACTGGTTGGCAGCTAGCATGTATGGGATCTCCTCGTATGATGGCATTATTCGACTGTTGACTCTACTTCCATCCGACTGGAAGGGTTGGGCGACCTCCATTGCCTCAGACTACTTATACTATTATGGTGAGGAGTACGACCTGTATGTAGATTTTCCAAGTTTCGTAGCCGTGGTTAGTTATCAGTATTTCTGCTATGGGGCAGCTCCTCATGGACCATACACGTTACCAGGAGACTACATCCAAGCTGGAGGAGGAATTGCCGATTTCTTACCACGAGATAACCCTGCTCCGTATATGCCGCCTGAGCTAGTTCAGGTGGCCCCACTCCTTGAGTCTGACACTGATGACGAGATAGCTGCCCTACTTCGTTCTCCTACACCGATCTACCTGGTGATTTCCTCGGATAGTGAGACAACTCCTCAACAAACACTCACATCCAATTGTACCACCCTTGGAACCCGCACCCGCGATGAATTTGAAGCTGGACCTTCCAGAACACCTGGTGTACCTCGAGACCATATGGATTCTCTCGGAATGCAGCCAACTGTTGGAACCATACGTCGAGAGCCGATAGATCTAAATCAAGCGGATGTGGTAGTCGACTCGAATGATTCACACGAGGCAGAGACACACAGTCAGACGATACGTGTTTTCTTAAGGAGGGATTTTGCCGGTAAGGGTGTAAGAGTTCACGAGGTTCCACAACATGAGGGCAAGACAAAGACGGAGCCTAGCGAGTCCAGTGCAGCATGA
- the LOC131004295 gene encoding uncharacterized protein LOC131004295: MQFEMGDKVFLKVSLTKGLSRFGVKGKLRPRFRGPYEILEKICSVAYRLALPPNFGNVHNVFHVSQLRKYVFNPKHVVHQEEIEVEADMNYEERPEMILDRKIQKLRNKSISLVKVQWRHHGREEATWELANKMREKYPELFSEVRKFRDEIYFQGES; encoded by the coding sequence ATGCAGTTTGAGATGGGGGACAAAGTATTTCTAAAAGTTTCGCTGACTAAAGGATTATCCAGGTTTGGAGTGAAAGGAAAGTTAAGACCGAGATTCAGAGGACCGTAcgagattttggagaaaatatGCTCAGTCGCCTACAGATTAGCACTTCCACCAAATTTTGgcaatgtgcataacgtgttccACGTGTCGCAATTGCGAAAGTACGTCTTCAACCCCAAACATGTcgtccaccaagaagagatagAAGTTGAAGCAGATATGaactatgaagagagacctgaaATGATCTTGGATAGAAAGATCCAGAAACTGCGAAATAAATCCATTTCTTTAGTCaaggtccaatggagacaccatgggCGAGAGGAAGCGACGTGGGAACTAGCGAACAAGATGAGAGAGAAGTACCCTGAGTTATTTAGCGAGGTacgcaaatttcgggacgaaatttattttcagGGGGAGAGCTAA
- the LOC131004304 gene encoding uncharacterized protein LOC131004304 isoform X1, whose protein sequence is MMNAQHTISSSLIRMARTLRTARKRVSIRATQDEIRWEYLHYGMCWRDTLGEFLAHFHEHWLAASMYGISSYDGIIRLLTLLPSDWKGWATSIASDYLYYYGEEYDLYVDFPSFVAVVSYQYFCYGAAPHGPYTLPGDYIQAGGGIADFLPRDNPAPYMPPELVQVAPLLESDTDDEIAALLRSPTPIYLVISSDSETTPQQTLTSNCTTLGTRTRDEFEAGPSRTPGVPRDHMDSLGMQPTVGTIRREPIDLNQADVVVDSNDSHEAETHSQTIRVFLRRDFAGKGVRVHEVPQHEGKTKTEPSESSAA, encoded by the exons ATGATGAATGCTCAGCACACCATCTCATCCAGCTTAATCAG GATGGCTCGTACCCTACGTACCGCGAGGAAGAGGGTTAGTATTAGAGCGACACAGGATGAGATCCGCTGGGAGTACCTCCACTATGGCATGTGTTGGAGAGACACATTGGGGGAATTTCTTGCCCACTTCCACGAGCACTGGTTGGCAGCTAGCATGTATGGGATCTCCTCGTATGATGGCATTATTCGACTGTTGACTCTACTTCCATCCGACTGGAAGGGTTGGGCGACCTCCATTGCCTCAGACTACTTATACTATTATGGTGAGGAGTACGACCTGTATGTAGATTTTCCAAGTTTCGTAGCCGTGGTTAGTTATCAGTATTTCTGCTATGGGGCAGCTCCTCATGGACCATACACGTTACCAGGAGACTACATCCAAGCTGGAGGAGGAATTGCCGATTTCTTACCACGAGATAACCCTGCTCCGTATATGCCGCCTGAGCTAGTTCAGGTGGCCCCACTCCTTGAGTCTGACACTGATGACGAGATAGCTGCCCTACTTCGTTCTCCTACACCGATCTACCTGGTGATTTCCTCGGATAGTGAGACAACTCCTCAACAAACACTCACATCCAATTGTACCACCCTTGGAACCCGCACCCGCGATGAATTTGAAGCTGGACCTTCCAGAACACCTGGTGTACCTCGAGACCATATGGATTCTCTCGGAATGCAGCCAACTGTTGGAACCATACGTCGAGAGCCGATAGATCTAAATCAAGCGGATGTGGTAGTCGACTCGAATGATTCACACGAGGCAGAGACACACAGTCAGACGATACGTGTTTTCTTAAGGAGGGATTTTGCCGGTAAGGGTGTAAGAGTTCACGAGGTTCCACAACATGAGGGCAAGACAAAGACGGAGCCTAGCGAGTCCAGTGCAGCATGA